Proteins found in one Falsirhodobacter algicola genomic segment:
- the rpoB gene encoding DNA-directed RNA polymerase subunit beta, which translates to MAQSYVGQKRIRRYFGKIREVLEMPNLIEVQKSSYDLFLKSGEGPKASDGEGIQGVFQSVFPIKDFNETAVLEFVKYELEKPKYDVDECQQRDMTYAAPLKVTLRLIVFDVDETSGNRSVKDIKEQDVYMGDMPLMTSNGTFIVNGTERVIVSQMHRSPGVFFDHDKGKTHSSGKLLFACRIIPYRGSWLDFEFDAKDIVFARIDRRRKLPVTTLLYALGLDQEAIMSQYYDTVSYTYEKNKGWVTRFFPERVRGTRPAFDLVDAATGEVICKAGDKMTPRMVKKLIDDGDVKELLLPFDRIIGRYVAQDIINEETGEIYVEAGDELTMEYDRSGEVKGGTLKVLLDQGITEIPVLDIDGVNVGPYIRNTMAADKNMNRDSALMDIYRVMRPGEPPTVEAASNLFETLFFDAERYDLSAVGRVKMNMRLNLDKPDTQRTLDRDDIISCIKALTELRDGKGEIDDIDHLGNRRVRSVGELMENQYRVGLLRMERAIKERMSSVEIDTIMPQDLINAKPAAAAVREFFGSSQLSQFMDQTNPLSEVTHKRRLSALGPGGLTRERAGFEVRDVHPTHYGRMCPIETPEGQNIGLINSLATFARVNKYGFIETPYRKVVDGQVTDEVVYISATEEMRHTVAQANATIDADGRFTSDLISTRRAGEFMLNPPEAVDLIDVSPKQLVSVAASLIPFLENDDANRALMGSNMQRQAVPLLQSDAPFVGTGIEAVVARDSGAAIMARRAGVIDQVDATRIVVRATEMLEPGEPGVDIYRLRKFKRSNQSSCINQRPLVKVGEQVVRGQVVADGPNTDMGELALGRNVIVAFMPWNGYNYEDSILISERILKDDVFTSIHIEEYEVAARDTKLGPEEITRDIPNVGEEALRNLDEAGIVYIGAEVQPGDILVGKITPKGESPMTPEEKLLRAIFGEKASDVRDTSLRLPPGAYGTIVEVRVFNRHGVDKDERALQIEREEVERLSRDRDDELAILDRNIYSRLRTLLLGKTAVKGPKGIKSGSTIDADLLGTLSKGQWWQLAVAEESEAKDIEALHEQYEAQKRQLDHRFEDKVEKVRRGDDLPPGVMKMVKVFVAVKRKLQPGDKMAGRHGNKGVISKVVPVEDMPFLADGTAVDLVLNPLGVPSRMNVGQILETHMGWAARGLGIKIDEALQEYRRKGDLTPVKEAMRLAYGDETYEAAFGERDDDDILEMAGTVTKGVPIATPVFDGAKEPDVNDALRRAGFNESGQSIVFDGRSGEQFARPVTVGVKYMLKLHHLVDDKLHARSTGPYSLVTQQPLGGKAQFGGQRLGEMEVWALEAYGAAYTLQEMLTVKSDDVAGRTKMYESIVKGEDNFEAGVPESFNVLVKEVRGLGLNMELLDSEEE; encoded by the coding sequence ATGGCTCAGAGCTACGTTGGCCAGAAGCGCATCCGCCGTTACTTCGGAAAAATCCGTGAAGTTCTGGAAATGCCGAACCTCATCGAGGTTCAGAAATCCTCCTACGATCTTTTCCTGAAGTCGGGTGAAGGCCCGAAGGCGTCCGATGGCGAGGGGATCCAAGGCGTCTTCCAGTCGGTCTTCCCGATCAAGGACTTCAACGAGACGGCGGTCCTCGAATTCGTGAAATACGAACTTGAGAAGCCCAAATACGACGTGGACGAGTGCCAGCAGCGCGACATGACCTATGCCGCGCCGCTGAAGGTCACGCTGCGTCTGATCGTCTTCGATGTCGATGAAACCTCGGGCAACCGCTCGGTCAAGGACATCAAGGAGCAGGACGTCTACATGGGCGACATGCCCCTGATGACGTCGAACGGCACGTTCATCGTCAACGGGACCGAACGGGTGATCGTGTCCCAGATGCACCGCTCGCCGGGTGTGTTCTTCGACCACGACAAGGGCAAGACCCACTCCTCGGGCAAGCTGCTCTTCGCCTGCCGCATCATTCCCTATCGCGGCTCGTGGCTCGATTTCGAATTCGACGCCAAGGATATCGTGTTCGCACGCATCGACCGTCGCCGCAAACTGCCGGTGACGACGCTGCTCTATGCCCTGGGCCTCGACCAGGAAGCGATCATGTCGCAGTATTACGACACGGTCAGCTACACCTACGAGAAGAACAAGGGCTGGGTCACGCGCTTCTTCCCCGAACGTGTGCGCGGCACGCGTCCGGCGTTCGATCTGGTGGATGCCGCCACGGGCGAAGTGATCTGCAAGGCCGGCGACAAGATGACGCCGCGCATGGTCAAGAAGCTGATCGACGACGGCGACGTGAAGGAGCTGCTGCTGCCCTTCGACCGCATCATCGGTCGCTATGTCGCGCAGGACATCATCAACGAAGAAACCGGTGAGATCTACGTCGAAGCCGGTGACGAGCTGACGATGGAATACGATCGCAGCGGCGAAGTGAAGGGCGGCACCCTGAAGGTGCTGCTGGATCAGGGCATCACCGAGATCCCGGTCCTCGACATCGACGGCGTCAATGTCGGCCCCTACATCCGCAACACGATGGCGGCGGACAAGAACATGAACCGCGACAGCGCGCTCATGGACATCTACCGCGTCATGCGTCCGGGCGAACCGCCCACCGTCGAAGCCGCCTCGAACCTGTTCGAGACGCTGTTCTTCGACGCCGAGCGTTACGATCTTTCCGCGGTGGGCCGCGTGAAGATGAACATGCGCCTGAACCTCGACAAGCCGGACACGCAGCGGACGCTGGACCGCGACGACATCATCTCCTGCATCAAGGCGCTGACGGAACTGCGCGACGGCAAGGGTGAGATCGACGACATCGACCACCTCGGCAACCGCCGCGTCCGTTCGGTCGGCGAGCTGATGGAGAACCAGTACCGCGTCGGGCTGCTCCGGATGGAGCGCGCGATCAAGGAACGCATGTCCTCGGTCGAGATCGACACGATCATGCCGCAGGATCTGATCAACGCGAAGCCCGCGGCAGCGGCGGTGCGTGAATTCTTCGGCTCCTCGCAGCTGTCGCAGTTCATGGACCAAACGAACCCGCTGTCGGAAGTGACGCACAAGCGGCGTCTGTCGGCGCTCGGGCCGGGGGGTCTGACGCGGGAGCGTGCGGGCTTCGAGGTTCGCGACGTTCACCCGACTCACTATGGCCGGATGTGCCCGATCGAGACGCCCGAAGGTCAGAACATCGGTCTGATCAACTCGCTGGCCACCTTCGCGCGGGTGAACAAGTACGGCTTCATCGAAACGCCCTACCGCAAGGTGGTGGACGGCCAAGTCACCGACGAGGTGGTCTACATCTCCGCGACCGAGGAGATGCGCCACACCGTCGCGCAGGCCAACGCCACGATCGACGCCGATGGCCGCTTCACCAGCGATCTCATCTCCACCCGCCGCGCGGGCGAGTTCATGCTGAACCCGCCGGAGGCCGTGGACCTGATCGACGTGTCGCCGAAACAGCTGGTCTCGGTTGCGGCCTCGCTGATTCCGTTCCTCGAAAACGACGACGCCAACCGTGCTCTGATGGGTTCGAACATGCAGCGTCAGGCGGTTCCGCTGCTGCAGTCGGACGCTCCCTTCGTCGGCACGGGGATCGAGGCGGTCGTCGCCCGCGATTCCGGTGCGGCCATCATGGCCCGCCGCGCCGGTGTGATCGACCAAGTGGACGCGACCCGTATCGTCGTCCGCGCGACCGAGATGCTGGAGCCGGGCGAGCCGGGCGTGGACATCTACCGTCTGCGCAAGTTCAAACGCTCGAACCAGTCGTCCTGCATCAACCAGCGTCCGCTGGTGAAGGTGGGCGAACAGGTGGTGCGCGGTCAGGTCGTCGCCGACGGCCCGAACACCGACATGGGCGAACTGGCCCTCGGCCGGAACGTGATCGTCGCGTTCATGCCGTGGAACGGTTACAACTACGAGGACTCGATCCTGATCTCGGAGCGCATCCTGAAGGATGACGTCTTCACCTCGATCCACATCGAGGAATACGAGGTCGCGGCCCGCGATACCAAGCTCGGGCCGGAAGAGATCACGCGCGACATCCCGAACGTCGGCGAGGAAGCCCTGCGCAACCTCGACGAGGCCGGCATCGTCTATATCGGCGCCGAAGTGCAGCCGGGCGACATTCTGGTCGGCAAGATCACCCCGAAGGGCGAAAGCCCGATGACGCCGGAGGAGAAACTGCTCCGCGCCATCTTCGGTGAGAAGGCTTCGGACGTGCGCGACACCTCGCTGCGTCTGCCCCCGGGCGCCTATGGCACGATCGTCGAGGTCCGCGTCTTCAACCGTCACGGTGTGGACAAGGACGAACGCGCGCTGCAGATCGAGCGCGAGGAAGTGGAACGTCTGTCGCGCGACCGCGACGACGAACTCGCGATCCTCGACCGCAACATCTACTCGCGTCTGCGCACGCTGCTGCTGGGCAAGACCGCGGTGAAGGGTCCGAAGGGCATCAAGTCCGGCTCGACCATCGACGCGGATCTGCTGGGCACGCTGTCCAAGGGGCAGTGGTGGCAGCTGGCCGTGGCCGAGGAATCCGAAGCCAAGGACATCGAAGCCCTGCACGAGCAGTACGAGGCCCAGAAGCGCCAGCTCGACCACCGGTTCGAGGACAAGGTGGAGAAGGTGCGTCGCGGCGACGATCTGCCTCCGGGCGTGATGAAGATGGTCAAGGTCTTCGTGGCGGTGAAGCGCAAGCTGCAACCGGGCGATAAGATGGCCGGTCGTCACGGCAACAAGGGCGTCATCTCCAAGGTCGTGCCGGTGGAGGACATGCCGTTCCTCGCCGACGGGACCGCGGTCGATCTCGTGCTGAACCCGCTGGGCGTGCCGTCGCGGATGAACGTCGGACAGATCCTTGAAACCCACATGGGTTGGGCCGCGCGCGGTCTCGGGATCAAGATCGACGAGGCGCTGCAGGAATACCGCCGCAAGGGCGACCTGACCCCGGTCAAGGAAGCCATGCGTCTGGCCTATGGCGACGAGACCTACGAGGCGGCCTTCGGCGAACGCGACGACGACGACATCCTCGAGATGGCGGGCACCGTGACCAAGGGCGTTCCGATTGCGACCCCGGTGTTCGACGGCGCCAAGGAGCCGGATGTGAACGACGCGCTGCGCCGTGCGGGCTTCAACGAAAGCGGTCAGTCGATCGTCTTCGATGGCCGCAGCGGGGAGCAGTTCGCCCGTCCCGTCACGGTCGGTGTGAAGTACATGCTGAAGCTTCACCACTTGGTGGACGACAAGCTGCACGCCCGTTCGACCGGTCCGTACTCGCTCGTCACGCAGCAGCCGCTGGGTGGTAAGGCGCAGTTCGGTGGTCAGCGTCTGGGGGAGATGGAGGTCTGGGCTCTGGAAGCTTATGGCGCCGCCTACACCCTGCAGGAGATGCTGACGGTGAAATCGGACGACGTCGCCGGACGGACGAAGATGTACGAGAGCATCGTCAAGGGCGAGGACAACTTCGAAGCCGGCGTGCCGGAATCGTTCAACGTTCTCGTCAAGGAGGTCCGCGGCCTGGGCCTCAACATGGAACTCCTGGATTCGGAGGAAGAGTGA